AATAGCGAAAAGGCAACAGCGTAAAGTAAAAGAAATCACCAGAGAATCAGAATTCCACGAGCTTATGCTTCAACGCGTAAATGACGAGGTTGGCCGTGTTTTTTGAACCAGTCTTTTCCAGCAGATTGGACCGGTGTTTATCAACGGTTCGCTTGCTGATGTTCAGCTGGTCAGCTATTTCCTGGTTGGAATACCCCTGGCAGATTTTCCGCAGAATTTCTATTTCTCTTTCTGAAAGATGCGTATCAGCGGTTGCCGTGAGTCTTCCGGAACGTATGTTTTTTACAACATTTAAAAGAAGGTCCTGCGAGAAGTATGTACCTCCCTCATAAACTGCTTTGATAGCACTGATTACTTCATTGATATCGGAGTTTTTAAGAATGAATCCCCTGGCACCTGCATCGATCATTTTCACATAGTACTCTTCTTCTCCGTACATGGAGAGGGTAATGATACGGAGTTCAGGGAAGAGCTTCACTGCCTCTGCAGCCGTTTCGATTCCGTTCATCCCGGGCATTTCAATGTCCATCAGGGTAACGTCTGGTACTGTATCTTTCAGCAACCGGAGATATTCCTGTCCGTTCCCTGCTTCGGCAATTACCCGCACTTCGGATGATGCGTTGAGCAGAAGCCGCAGCCCGTTGCGGAAAAGGGTGTGATCGTCAACAATGCAAACCGAAATGGGAGTCATGGGCAGATGATTTTCTCCACAATAATAAAAATTTTATTGAAACGTATTGGGTATTCCTGCAGAATGGCTTCGGGTTCATATTTCATTGTTTTAATCTTTGCGCTCTTTGTCTTGTCGGAGTTGGTTTTCTTTTTACCTCAGGATGAGGAATCAGAATTCTTTTTTTGATCCCGGAACAAACAATCCGTCGGGATTTGATCCGATGAGGGAGGAGGAGAGGAGGGAAGGGGTCGCCGGAGCCAGGAGCCTGATCTGATCTTTTGTGAGCAGGGGATAATGAGGAACCGAATTAAGGTATTGTCCGATGATGTCGAGATCTTCTTCCGTGGTTCTCCAGTTCAGATAGTCGAAACGGTGCAGGTTTACAGGGCGCGAATAAGTGCGGAGCGATTTGAATCCGTTGGTATTGAAATAAAAATCAAAATAAGACATAACCAGTTCGCGAAGGTTTCGGTAAACGGGTTCACGGTAACGCAGGGTGGTAAAATTCGACTTTCCTACCGCTCCCCAGCAATTGTAAACCTTATAGACAGCCACAACATGGTCGTCATCATCTTCAGCAATCATATCAAGAATCAGAGGCTGATAACCTGCGAGTTCAAGGCAGGCAGCGGCAAACATGGCACCTTCAAAGCAATGGGCCTCATTCAGCTGGTAAACAAGCCGGGGAGAACGGGTACATTTACCTGCATTGTACTTTGTGGAATCAAGATATTCCTGAATCTTTTCAGGTTTTTTAAGAGCCGGAGGAATGCCGGGATGGAATATCCTTTTCATCATAATAAAATTAATTTTCAATGGTATGATGGAACCCGCATGTTCATCATTTTATTACCGTTGGGTTTGTGTGTGTAAAACATGTGGGTTTCGTCATAAAAGAATGCGTATGATGAATTTTGAGCCGCTTTCGGGAGAACTTTCTGCTTCAAGGGTTCCACGCACGGAGCGCAGACGTGAAATGATATTGGAAATGCCGGTCCCTTTAACAGGCCCGTGGATAACTTCCGGCACATCGAAGCCTTTGCCGTCGTCACTATAGGTAAGGATAAGAACATTCCCCTGCTTTGTAAGCTGCATTTCAACACTCGATGCATGCGCATGTTTCAG
This genomic stretch from Bacteroidales bacterium harbors:
- a CDS encoding response regulator transcription factor — encoded protein: MTPISVCIVDDHTLFRNGLRLLLNASSEVRVIAEAGNGQEYLRLLKDTVPDVTLMDIEMPGMNGIETAAEAVKLFPELRIITLSMYGEEEYYVKMIDAGARGFILKNSDINEVISAIKAVYEGGTYFSQDLLLNVVKNIRSGRLTATADTHLSEREIEILRKICQGYSNQEIADQLNISKRTVDKHRSNLLEKTGSKNTANLVIYALKHKLVEF